A region of the Pseudomonadota bacterium genome:
AATTATTGAAGCAGGTAAGGAATTGGGGGACACCATAGCCCTTCAACTCACAGAGAACCTCCAGCGGGAAGACTTAAATCCTATTGACCAGGCAAAAGGGATTCTTGCATATATTCAGGCAAAACATCCTGAGAAGGGGTAAGATGTGGAGGGGGTGATGAGCGAATTAGTGAAGGTCATGCGTGCACCGGATTATGCCTCAGAAGATTTTTTATTCACATTGAATAAAACTTCTGAAATCTCTGCAAAGTCTTATCCTACCTTGTTTCGCACGATTTAACTTTTAAAACTTTCTCCTGAGATTCAGGCGGCAATTGTCCCTCCGTTGTCGGGATTAAACCGTACAGCAGGAAACCTCCCCGTTTCTCAGGGGTATCTCTTTGACGCAAACCTTGATTGCCCGGATCTTAAGAATATATTCGATGCTATCATAAAGACACCGGTAACAAATGCCACATTGGAAAGAATGCTCACCGCATACAAAAAAGTAAACCCTGACCAGAATAATACAAAATCCTTATCCGTGAAGAAACAGGTTAAAGACCTTGTATCCATGAAGACAACCTTTGAGAAAAGCCTTGCAACGTATATAAGAGAAGACGTTGAAAATTTCCTTTATGAACTGCAAGTGTTCTGTAATTATGTCCAACAACAGGTGCCCAAGATCCCATATGGTAAGAAAAGATCCCCACAAGTGTAAAGGACCGTGAAGCGTGAAGCCCCCGCAAGCGAGGACAGGCGCAGAAGAAACTGACGTGAAGCGTGAAGAGTTAAAAGATAAAGACCATAAAACAGGAAAAACGAAATATGGCTTTTACGAGATAAACTTCACGAGATATGGGATATGGTTTTTTAGAGATAAAAATCAGGTGATGGATTTAGGTTTAGGTATTGATTGTTAATATTTTATATGGTAATTTTCATCTAAATGGACGAATTTTATAGAATATCAAGATTACCACCTTACGGGCTCGGCATTGTAAGAGACCTCATGATAGAAGCCAGAAGAAACAATGAGGATATCATAGACCTCGGCATGGGTAATCCGGATATGACTACTCCAAAGCATATTGTCTCAAAGCTCATTGAGGCTGCAAGAAACGGAAAAAACCACAGGTATTCTGTAACAAAAGGTATCTACAAATTGCGGGTGGCAATTGCCAAATGGTACAAGAGGAAATACGATATAGATGTTGACCCGGAAGACGAGATTGTTGTCACCATGGGTGCCAAAGAAGGCATAGGGCACCTTGTCCTTGCTACGATCAGTCAAGGAGAAGTGGTGTTTGTACCGGATCCGAGCTATCCCATTCATACATACTCTGTAATTATTGCGGGCGGTGATTTAAGGACTATCCCGATCCTCCCGAAGGAAGAATTCTTTGACAGACTTAGTATGGCAGTAAAGACAACCTGGCCTCAGCCGAAGATGTTGATTATCAGTTTTCCCAATAACCCGACTACCGAAATTGTTGAAATTGATTTCTTTGAAAAGATAGTTGCCTTTGCAAAAGAATATAACCTTATGATAGTCCATGATCTGGCTTATGCAGACATAGTATTTGACGGCTATCAAGCACCGAGTTTTTTACAGATTGAAGGAGCAAAGGATGTGGGGGTAGAATTTTTCTCTCTTTCAAAAAGTTACAACATGCCGGGATGGAGGGTTGGGTTCGCCGTTGGAAACAGAAGGATGATCTCTGCCCTCGGCAGGATCAAGAGTTATTTTGACTATGGTATGTTCCAGCCAATTCAGATTGCTTCAATCATAGCCTTGAACGAAGGTGATGAAGATGTACTGGAAATTGTTGAAAAATACCGGAAAAGGAGAAATGTTCTCTGCGATGGGCTGACCCGTTACGGATGGAAAGTGGACAGGCCAAAGGCAACAATGTTTGTCTGGGCAAAAATTCCCGATGAGTTTGTATCAATGGGTTCTCTGGAATTTTCAAAACTTCTGCTGAAGGAAGCCAAAGTAGCTGTTTCCCCGGGCATTGGATTCGGAGAATACGGAGAAGGTTATGTACGGTTTGCCCTTGTAGAAAACGAGCATAGAACCAGACAGGCAGTAAAAGGCATCAAAAATCTGTTGTATACCTCAAGCAAGAAATGATAGGCATCGGCATCATAGGTCTCGGAACTGTCGGCGTCGGTACATACAAAATCCTCACAGAACACAATTCCCTGTTAAAAGAACGGACAGGGTTGGATATAAAGATTGTCAGGATCGCAGATATTGATCTCAAAAGGAATAGGGGCATAAAGATAGATAGAGGCATCCTTACAAAAGATGCCTACGAGGTTATAGAAGACAAAAATGTGGATATTGTTGTTGAGCTTATGGGGGGGATAACCCCTGCTTATGAATACATTACCTCTGCCATAAAACATAAAAAACGAATTGTAACTGCCAATAAAGCGCTTCTTGCCGAAAGAGGGGATGAGATATTCGATCTTGCCGAAAGAGAGGGTTGCGAGATAGGCTTAGAAGCAAGCGTCTGCGGCGGCATCCCGGTGATAAGGGCAATACGGGACGGTCTTGTAGGGAACAGAATTTCTTACATCCTCGGTATCCTAAACGGCACGAGCAACTACATCCTCACAGAGATGACCGAAAAAGGGGTGAGCTTTGCCGACGCGCTGAAGGATGCCCAGAAACTGGGTTTTGCCGAACAGGATCCTACCCTTGACATTGAAGGTATAGATGCAGCCCATAAATTATCCATCCTGGTGCGCTTGGCTTTTAACTGTCCTAT
Encoded here:
- a CDS encoding aminotransferase class I/II-fold pyridoxal phosphate-dependent enzyme, whose translation is MDEFYRISRLPPYGLGIVRDLMIEARRNNEDIIDLGMGNPDMTTPKHIVSKLIEAARNGKNHRYSVTKGIYKLRVAIAKWYKRKYDIDVDPEDEIVVTMGAKEGIGHLVLATISQGEVVFVPDPSYPIHTYSVIIAGGDLRTIPILPKEEFFDRLSMAVKTTWPQPKMLIISFPNNPTTEIVEIDFFEKIVAFAKEYNLMIVHDLAYADIVFDGYQAPSFLQIEGAKDVGVEFFSLSKSYNMPGWRVGFAVGNRRMISALGRIKSYFDYGMFQPIQIASIIALNEGDEDVLEIVEKYRKRRNVLCDGLTRYGWKVDRPKATMFVWAKIPDEFVSMGSLEFSKLLLKEAKVAVSPGIGFGEYGEGYVRFALVENEHRTRQAVKGIKNLLYTSSKK
- a CDS encoding homoserine dehydrogenase, translating into MIGIGIIGLGTVGVGTYKILTEHNSLLKERTGLDIKIVRIADIDLKRNRGIKIDRGILTKDAYEVIEDKNVDIVVELMGGITPAYEYITSAIKHKKRIVTANKALLAERGDEIFDLAEREGCEIGLEASVCGGIPVIRAIRDGLVGNRISYILGILNGTSNYILTEMTEKGVSFADALKDAQKLGFAEQDPTLDIEGIDAAHKLSILVRLAFNCPIKMSDMVMSGISKIKPIDIGFAKEFGYKIKLLALAKEENGLIDARVEPAMIPIGHLMSNVNGVYNAVYVVGDRIGPNLYYGKGAGSDPTGSSVVSDIVDMASRIKENRSKTRVPKQIKKEMKIRKGEDISVPYYMRVTAQDSPGVLSKISGILSEYNISISAVIQKGREEKGYVPIVMLTHEAVEKNLKAAKVKIDKLPFIKGESVHIRIEEGPA